One window from the genome of Amaranthus tricolor cultivar Red isolate AtriRed21 chromosome 9, ASM2621246v1, whole genome shotgun sequence encodes:
- the LOC130823125 gene encoding protein NRT1/ PTR FAMILY 8.3-like, which produces MGTQEDDILILEEGLLQENDEQYTGDGSVDLKGHPVLKSRTGNWRACPFILGTECCERLAYYGIATNLVSYLTSKLHEGNVSAARNVTTWSGTCYLTPLIGAVLADAYWGRYWTIAVFSSIYFIGMCTLTLSASVAAFKPPECVDSYCPSATSAQYGVFFLGLYLIALGTGGIKPCVSSFGADQFDDTDPNERVKKGSFFNWFYFSINIGALVSSTLIVWMQENAGWGIGFGIPALFMGIAIASFFSGTPLYRFQKPGGSPLTRMCQVIVASCRKWTLEVPQDGTLLYETQDKHSAIEGSRKLEHTDELKCLDKAAVVSDTDMRNGDFSNPWVLCTVTQVEELKILIRMFPIWATGIVFAAVYAQMSTMFVEQGMVMDRKIGSFTVPAATLSTFDVVSVIFWVPIYDSILVPIARKFTGQERGFSELQRMGIGLFISILSMVAAAVVEIRRLQIAKELDLVDKNVAVPINIFWQVPQYFLVGAAEVFTFVGQLEFFYDQSPDAMRSLCSALSLLTTSLGNYLSSLILTIVTAVTTAGGNPGWIPDNLNEGHLDNFFWLLAGLSFLNMVVYIFCSLKYKQKKAS; this is translated from the exons gaaaatgatgaacaatacaCTGGAGATGGTTCGGTTGATCTCAAAGGGCATCCTGTTCTGAAAAGCAGAACTGGAAATTGGAGAGCCTGCCCATTTATTCTTG GCACAGAATGCTGTGAGCGTCTTGCTTACTATGGTATTGCAACTAATCTTGTCAGTTATCTGACTAGTAAACTGCATGAAGGAAATGTGTCTGCTGCAAGGAATGTTACTACCTGGTCAGGAACTTGCTACCTAACACCACTTATTGGCGCTGTCTTAGCTGATGCATACTGGGGAAGATATTGGACGATTGCTGTATTTTCCAGTATATACTTCATT GGAATGTGTACCTTGACTTTATCTGCATCAGTTGCCGCATTCAAGCCTCCTGAATGTGTAGATTCATATTGCCCTTCAGCGACTTCCGCACAGTATGGAGTATTCTTTTTGGGCCTCTATCTAATTGCGTTGGGAACTGGAGGGATTAAACCGTGTGTATCATCTTTTGGCGCTGATCAGTTTGATGATACAGATCCTAATGAGAGAGTGAAGAAGGGATCCTTTTTCAATTGGTTCTATTTCTCTATAAATATTGGTGCCTTAGTATCAAGTACACTCATTGTTTGGATGCAAGAAAATGCTGGATGGGGAATAGGATTTGGCATTCCTGCTTTATTCATGGGAATCGCTATTGCAAGCTTCTTTTCTGGAACTCCCCTGTATAGGTTTCAAAAACCTGGGGGTAGCCCGTTAACGAGAATGTGCCAAGTTATAGTTGCCTCGTGCCGTAAGTGGACATTGGAGGTACCGCAAGATGGTACTCTTTTATATGAGACTCAAGACAAACATTCAGCTATTGAAGGAAGTCGAAAGCTGGAGCATACAGACGAATTAAA GTGCTTAGATAAAGCAGCAGTGGTGTCGGATACTGATATGAGAAATGGTGATTTTTCCAACCCATGGGTATTGTGCACCGTAACACAGgtggaagaattgaaaatcttgaTCCGAATGTTCCCAATATGGGCAACGGGAATTGTGTTTGCCGCTGTTTATGCTCAAATGTCAACAATGTTTGTCGAGCAAGGAATGGTCATGGACCGAAAAATCGGATCGTTCACCGTCCCAGCAGCCACATTATCCACTTTTGATGTCGTGAGTGTTATATTCTGGGTCCCAATCTATGACAGCATCCTTGTTCCTATCGCTAGGAAGTTTACAGGTCAAGAGCGAGGATTTTCAGAACTTCAGAGAATGGGTATTGGCCTCTTTATCTCCATCCTTTCTATGGTAGCTGCCGCTGTTGTAGAAATCCGACGTTTGCAAATAGCTAAAGAACTCGATTTAGTCGATAAAAATGTTGCGGTCCCTATTAATATCTTTTGGCAAGTACCCCAATACTTCTTGGTGGGTGCTGCGGAGGTGTTTACCTTTGTTGGGCAATTGGAGTTTTTCTACGATCAGTCACCCGATGCTATGAGAAGTTTGTGTAGTGCACTTTCTCTCCTAACGACTTCACTTGGGAATTACTTGAGCTCGTTGATTCTGACGATTGTGACAGCTGTTACAACTGCCGGAGGGAACCCGGGATGGATACCGGATAATCTGAACGAGGGTCATCTCGATAATTTCTTTTGGCTCTTGGCTGGACTGAGTTTCCTGAACATGGTAGTGTACATTTTCTGTTCTTTGAAGTACAAACAGAAGAAGGCTTCGTAA
- the LOC130823123 gene encoding protein NRT1/ PTR FAMILY 8.3-like, whose product MKKMGTSGSDDLLLLLEDALQQNENTEEYTADGSVDLKGNPVLKSKTGNWRTCPFILGTECCERLAYYGIAKNLVNYLTNRLHEGNVFAARNVNTWAGTCYLTPLVGAFLADAYWGRYWTIAVFSTIYFIGMCTLALSASVPAFKPSDCVDSICPSGTPIQNTVLFTGLYLIALGTGGIKPCVSSFGADQFDDTDPSERVKKGSFFNWFYFSINIGSLVSSTLIVWIQENVGWDIGFGIPALFMGLAIASFFSGTHLYRFQRPGGSPLTRMCQILVASFQKRKLEVPEDSTLLYETPDKFSAIGGSRKLKHTEDLKCLDKAAILSDSDVKSANFSNQWKLCTVTQVEELKLLVHMFPIWATGIVFSAVYAQMATLFIKQGMLMNRRVGTFTIPAASLSTFDVISVIIWVPIYDKFLVPTVRKITGKERGLSEIQRMGIGLFISILAMVSASLVEIKRLQVVEKLDLVDERVPAPLSIFWQIPQFFLVGAAEVFTFIGQLEFFYDQSPDAMRSLCSALSLLTTALGNYLSSLILTIVTAVTTAGAKPGWIPDNLNNGRLYNFFWLLAGLSFLNLLVYIFCAMKYKQKNAS is encoded by the exons ATGAAGAAAATGGGTACTTCTGGATCTGATGATCTTCTATTGCTTTTAGAGGACGCTCTTCAGCAG AATGAAAACACTGAAGAATATACTGCAGATGGGTCTGTTGATCTCAAAGGGAATCCTGTTTTGAAGAGCAAAACTGGGAACTGGAGAACCTGTCCTTTCATTCTTG GTACAGAATGTTGTGAACGTCTTGCTTATTATGGTATTGCAAAAAATCTTGTCAACTATCTTACAAACAGATTGCATGAAGGAAATGTTTTCGCTGCAAGAAATGTCAACACATGGGCAGGCACATGTTACCTTACACCTCTTGTTGGGGCTTTCTTGGCTGATGCTTACTGGGGCAGATATTGGACAATTGCTGTCTTTTCCACAATATACTTCATT GGGATGTGTACACTGGCCTTATCTGCATCCGTTCCTGCTTTTAAGCCTTCTGATTGTGTGGATTCAATTTGCCCTTCAGGAACTCCAATACAAAATACTGTATTATTTACGGGGCTATATCTGATTGCACTAGGAACGGGAGGAATCAAACCATGTGTTTCCTCCTTTGGTGCTGATCAATTTGATGATACTGACCCTAGTGAGAGGGTGAAGAAGGGatcattttttaattggttttatTTCTCGATCAACATTGGTTCACTTGTATCAAGTACTCTTATTGTTTGGATACAAGAAAATGTTGGATGGGACATAGGCTTTGGAATTCCTGCATTATTCATGGGACTAGCTATTGCAAGTTTTTTCTCTGGAACTCATCTCTATAGGTTTCAAAGACCAGGAGGGAGCCCACTGACGAGAATGTGCCAGATTTTAGTTGCATCATTCCAGAAACGTAAGTTGGAGGTCCCGGAAGATAGTACTCTCTTGTATGAAACTCCTGACAAGTTTTCCGCAATTGGAGGAAGCCGAAAGCTAAAGCACACCGAGGATCTAAA GTGCCTTGATAAAGCAGCTATTTTATCAGACTCTGATGTAAAAAGTGCAAATTTCAGCAACCAATGGAAGTTATGCACAGTAACACAAGTGGAAGAATTGAAGCTTTTAGTTCACATGTTCCCTATATGGGCGACGGGAATTGTTTTTTCTGCTGTCTATGCCCAGATGGCAACGCTATTTATTAAGCAGGGGATGCTCATGAACAGAAGAGTTGGAACCTTCACCATCCCGGCTGCATCACTTTCCACATTCGACGTCATCAGTGTAATCATTTGGGTGCCAATCTATGACAAGTTTCTTGTTCCTACTGTTAGGAAGATTACTGGTAAGGAAAGAGGATTATCGGAAATTCAGAGGATGGGTATCGGCCTCTTCATCTCTATTCTTGCCATGGTATCTGCTTCATTGGTAGAAATCAAGCGTTTGCAAGTTGTAGAAAAGCTAGATTTGGTTGATGAACGTGTTCCAGCCCCACTTAGCATCTTTTGGCAAATTCCACAGTTTTTCTTGGTGGGGGCCGCTGAGGTATTTACTTTCATAGGGCAGCTTGAATTCTTCTACGATCAATCACCCGACGCTATGCGAAGTCTATGCAGTGCACTATCTCTTTTAACTACTGCATTGGGGAATTACTTGAGCTCTTTGATCCTAACAATTGTGACTGCTGTTACGACTGCTGGTGCGAAACCTGGTTGGATACCCGATAATCTAAACAATGGTcgtctttataattttttctggCTCTTGGCTGGTCTCAGCTTCCTGAACCTACTGGTGTATATCTTTTGTGCCATGAAGTATAAACAGAAGAATGCTTCATAG